GATAATAAAACCCTCTCCATCTTTGTATCCTAAATAAACCAGGAATATTTGCACCTGATCCCCCATTAAATAACTCGTTATCATTATCGTATGTTAAAAGATGTTTTCCTTCTTCTGCATTTGATTTACTTTCCTCTATTTCGTTAATAAAATTGTCTAATTCTAATAAATTATTAAAATGAATTGGTTCTACTAGTTTTGTATTACTTTTAGCTAAATTTTTATGAAAAACATAATTTGGGTTCTTATTCTTTATAAAAGTTTCTAACTGCTCTTTAGTTAATAGACTCTCTTCTTTAAAATCACTATCACAAGATAAAAGTGATAATGAAATAACTAATATAAATATTATTCTTTTCATTTTTTTCTTTTTATATATTTAAATATCAAGTAAATTATCAGTACAAAACAAAATATACTTATTGCTTGTAGTAATACTGACCAAATATTAAAATCACTTTCTGTTATTTCCATTATTATTATTATTATTAACTTCAATTTCCCCTACTCTTTCAATTTTCAGGATATAAACTCGTCTAACTATTTTTAATGTCTTTTTTTAGCTTTCACATTTTTTGACATGAAATGGTAAGTTTCTTTTCCTTTTACCTATTTTTTTTTAGCAATTTATTTTTCAGCAAAACTAAACTATAAAAACACACTTGTCAATCCCTGAAAACAGTGAAATTTTTACTTCACTGAAAATAGTGAGATGACTCACTACTTTCAGTTAGTCCAAAATGGAAACTTTAAAACAAACCATTTATTGGTGCTTTCAAAATTATATTTATTGGTGTATTAATTAAAATAAATAAGATAGAAGTCTGTTGTTTAAAAAGTAATTATATTTGCAATATGAATTCTATTCTTTTATTTATTAGTGGTCCAGAAATAATGGTAATTATGTTAATCGTAGTTATGGTTTTTGGTGCAGATAAAATTCCTGAAATTGCTAGAGGTTTAGGTAAAGGTATCCGTCAAGTAAAAGATGCAACAAACGATATTAAAAAAGAAATTAAAGACAGTTCTGAAAAAAACGGAATTGATACTGATATTACCAAAGATCTAAACAAAGGCATTAGTGAAGACTTTAAAAGAGTTAAAAAAGAAATGTCTAAGGTAAAAGATAATATTGATGACCTTACGGGTCCTATAAAACGTAATTTTTAACGTTGAAAAGTTCGGTAAAATATCAACTTTTATTTTTTTTAATACTACTTATTTCTTGTAAAAATACTACTACGCTTGTTTTAGACGAAAACGAAGATGTAGAAATTATCGTTCCTGTTACAGATACTTTTTATAATGCAGTAGATATTTCTTATTACCCAACAATTCAAAAAAAAGGACTTACTTTTTACAACAGAAACGGAACTCAAAGAAACTTTTTACAGATTTTAAAAGAAAACGGAGTCAATACAATTCGTTTGCGTTTATGGCATTCGCCCAAAGATGAACACGCAAGTTTTAAAGAGGTTGAAGCTTTTTCTAAAGAATTAAAAAGTTTAGATTTTAAAGTTTGGTTAACTGTTCATTATTCAGATACTTGGGCAGATCCAGCAAATCAAGCGATTCCTAAAGCTTGGGAAAATGCTTCTTTTGCTGTTTTAAAAGACAGTGTTTATAAATATACTTCTAAAATCATGAAGAATATTGAACCCGATATTATTCAAATTGGTAACGAAATTGATCCAGGAATACTGCTTCCTATTGGAGATATTGGTGCTAATAAAACGCAATTTTTAGCGCTTTTAGAAAAAGGAATTTCTGCTGTAAGAAACCATAATTCAGAAACTAAAATTATGATTCATAAAGCAGATTCTAAAAATGCTTCTTGGTTTTTTGATCTTATAAAACCTTTAGATTACGATTTAATTGGTGTTTCATATTACCCAAAATGGCACGGAAAAGATTTAAATATATTTAAAAATCAGCTTCAAATTTTAGATAATAACTACGCTCAAAATATTGTTTTAGCAGAAACTTCTTATCCTTTTACTTTAGATTGGAACGACAATACAAACAATGTTATTGGTGATAATTCTCAAATAATTTACCCACAATTTCTTGCAACTTTAGAAGGTCAAAAAAAATATTTACAAGAAATAAAGACGATCATAAAATCGTTAAAAAAAGGTATAGGTTTTGGATATTGGGGTGCAGAATGGGTTGCTTATAATGGCAAAATTGCTACAGATGGTTCTTCATGGGAAAATCAAGCTTTATTTGATTTTAATTTAAAAGCTACTCCTGCTTTAGAAGTTTTTAAAGATTAATTCTTGAGTCTGTCATTCCTGCGAATACAGGAATTTATAATTTCTTAAAGACACAATTCTACTTTAGTGAAAAGAAATTTATACAATAACTAAAACTCTTATTCTCGATACAAATTTCCCTCATTTCAATCGAATAATTCACTCGAATTGACAGCGTCTTATCAAAATGAAAATAAGTAATTTAGTTTGAATTCCTGCCTGCGCAGGAATGACAAAAAACAAATATTATTTAACTCTACTAATTGTTAATCCATCTCTAATTGGTAATAGAACGGTTTCAATTCTATCATCAGTATTAAGTAGTTTATTATACTCTAAAAGTACTTTTGTGTCTTTGTCTTTTGGATCTAATTTTTCAACAACCTTTCCGCTCCAAAGTACATTATCAGACAAAATAATTCCTCCAGGATTCATTTTATCAATCATTAAATGAAAATAATTAATGTAATTAGATTTGTCTGCATCAATAAAAACGAGATCAAATTTGGCATCAATTGTTGGTATTATTTCTAAAGCATTACCAACAAACTGTTCTATTTGATTTCTATAACCAGATTTTTCGAAATATTTATTCTGGAGTGTTTCTAATTCCTCGTTTTTATCAATTGTAAAAATCTTTCCTTCCTTATGCAGTCCTTCAGCTAAACACAAAGCAGAATACCCTGTGTAAGTCCCTATTTCTAATATGTTTTTAGGCTGAATTAACTTTGCAATCATAGATAATACTCTTCCTTGAAAAGCACCGCTTAACATTCTAGGGTTTAATACCTTCTGCCAAGTTTCTCTACTTAATTCTTTTAAAATTGCCGGTTCTTGTTGTGAATGTTCAACAACGTAATTATCAATATTTTCTGGTAAAAAATGCATTTTATTAAAGAATTTTAGACGGTTAGATCATTAAATGATTAGAAATTTTGTCTAGAAATCTCTAAATCAAACTATCTAATAATATAAGACTCAAAAGTACAAAAAAACGGAATCTATATTTCTATAAATTCCGTTTCAATCTAACAAAAAATCAAAAATGTGGTTTTCTAAAAACCACCAAAATATTTTTATGCCTTTATTTTTTCTAACTCTTTTTTAAGAGCTTCTTTATCTTCTTTACTCATACATGCCTTAGTTCCTTTACAATTTTTTGCATGCCCTTTATATAATCTTGTAAGCATAGAATTTTGCTTAGTGTATAGAGAACAAACTTTACATCCTAAAAAATGAATATTTAATTTCACTTTATCTAGTAACGTAGAAGCACCATATTGACTTTTATCACATATGGTTGTAGCTTGATCGCAAGTAATTTTTAAACTTTTAAACATTTTTTAATTATTAAACCAGTTATCTTCCATACATTTTCTAAGCTGTGTTCTTGCTCTATGAATGATAACCCATAAGTTTGACGCTGTTATGTCTAACTCCTTACAAATTTCTTCAGTTTCAAACTCTTGTATTGTTTTCATCCTAAAAACCATTGCGTATTTTTCAGGTAAAGCATCTATACAAGATTCTAATTGGCTTTTTAATTCTTGATTTTCAATTGATTTTTCAGATTGATTATCCCAACTCTGAGGTACTCTTTCTTCTAACCAGTTTCCTTCATTTTCACCATCATCGTAAAAATTTATTCTAACTTCAGCTTGTCCTTTTTTAGAATTTATTTTTCTATAATGATCTATTATCTTTCTTTTTAAAATAGATATTAACCAAGTTCTTTCTGTAGACTTTCCTTGAAAATTTTTAGCAGATTTTAAACCTGCAAAAAATGTATCTTGTACCAAATCTTTAGCTAAATCACTATCATTTACACGTACAACTGCATAATTATACATATAATCTGCATAATTATCTATCCATTTGTCCGTATTTAATAAAACTTGCTCTTCTGCCATTTTAGAAATAAAAATCAAATATAACGCTATTTTTTATTAGATTAGACTACTTACAATTTTCTCTTCTCCTCATATCTACTAAATAAATAATTTTCCACGTTCCTTTATCATTAAATAACTGAAATTAATTAGCAACACAATGGTTGAAATTCCCTTTTAAATAGAGCTTATATAGCGTTTAAATTATAACTAACTAAAATTTAAATTTCTTTTTTTTTATTACTTAAGATTAACGGAATATTAACTTGTTTAATATCTACTGCTTTTTCTTACATTTACATCATTATAAAAATAAGAAGTATGTCATTACCAAAGAAAGAATATAAAAAAGTTACTGTAAAATCTCTAGGAGATATGAAGATGAATGGAGAGAAAATCTCTATGTTAACTGCTTATGATTTTACAATGGCCAAAATTTTAGACGGAGCAGGAATTGACGTTCTTTTAGTTGGCGATTCAGCATCTAATGTGATGGCTGGTCATAAAACTACATTGCCAATTACATTAGATCAAATGATTTATCATGCAAGTTCAGTAGTAAGAGCAATAGACAGATGTTTAGTGGTGGTAGATTTGCCTTTTGGTAGTTATCAATCTGACCCTAAAGAAGCTTTACGTTCTGCTATTAGAATAATGAAAGAAAGTGGTGGTCATTCTATAAAATTAGAAGGTGGTAAAGAAGTTAAGAATTCTATAAAAAGAATTTTAAATGCTGGAATTCCTGTAATGGGACATTTAGGTTTAACACCACAATCTATATATAAATTCGGTACATTTACTGTAAGAGCTAAAGAAGAAGAGGAAGCAGAAAAACTAATGAAAGATGCTTTATTATTAGAAAAAATTGGTTGTTTTGCTTTAGTTTTAGAAAAAGTACCTGCAAAATTAGCTAAAAAAGTAGCGGATGCATTAACGATTCCTGTAATTGGAATTGGCGCTGGAAATGGTGTTGATGGACAAGTTTTAGTTACCCATGACATGATTGGAATGACACATGAATTTAATCCTCGTTTTTTACGTAGATATTTAGATTTATATAAGGATATGACTGGTGCTTTTGAAAGTTATAAAAATGATGTAAAGAGTGGTGATTTCCCGAATGAAAAAGAACAGTATTAATAGCCCATTGTAACCTTCCCAAAGAGAAGGAATTTATAGCAAATAAGTAAATGGAATTATTAATAGAAAAAGTTTTTTTCACTATAATTTATCTATTATTAATTCCATTTGTTCGAATATGTTTTAATTTTTTATCAAAAAAAGTATTTCACTTAACAGAAGATAGAAATAATTCATTTGCTCCCATTTTTAAGTTTTTTTTAAAATTTTTTAAGTTTTACGCTTTTTATTTATTTCCAATTATGGCTTTATTATTAATCATTGGAAAATGGCGAAAATGATTTTATGAAATCAATTACTTCTGACTTAATAAGATTATAAACACAAAATCTATGTTGACTATGTCTCTATGTAGTCAAACAAATAATATTACAAATGAAAGTTCTCCACTTAGATTCCAATCACTCACTTTTAATAAATCAACTAAATGATTTAGGTTATACTAATGATGAAGATTATACTTCCTCAAAATCTGACATTGAAAATAAAATTCATTTATATGATGGTTTTATAATTAGAAGTCGATTTTCTATTGATAAAGATTTCCTAGACAAAGCATCAAATTTAAAGTTTATTGGGCGCGTTGGTGCTGGTTTAGAAAACATAGACTGTGAGTATGCAGAAAGCAAAGGAATTACTTTAATTGCGGCTCCTGAAGGAAATAGAAACGCAGTTGGAGAACATTCTTTAGGAATGTTATTATCTCTTTTTAATAACCTTAATAAAGCTGATAAAGAAGTTAGAAACGGAAAATGGTTACGTGAAGAAAATCGTGGAATTGAACTAGATGGACGAACAGTTGGTTTAATTGGTTATGGAAATATGGGGAAATCTTTCGCTAAAAAACTTCGTGGTTTTGATGTTGAAGTTTTGTGCTACGATATAAAACCAAATGTTGGTGATGCTAATTGCAAACAAGTTTCTTTATCTGAATTGCAAGAAAAAGCTGATGTTTTAAGTTTACACACACCACAAACTGAACTCACTAAAAACATGATAAATACAGATTTTATCAATGGTTTTAAAAAATCTTTTTGGTTGATAAATACTGCTCGTGGAAAATCTGTTGTTACTAAAGATTTAGTTTCTGCCTTACAATCAGATAAAATATTAGGAGCTGGTTTAGATGTTTTAGAATATGAAAAAGCATCTTTCGAAAATCTTTTTTCTGATGATAAAATGCCAGAAGCTTTTAAATATTTAATTGATTCTGAGAATGTTTTATTGTCTCCACACGTTGCTGGTTGGACAATTGAAAGCAAAGAAAGATTAGCACAAACGATTGTAGATAAAATTAAAGCAAAATTTTATTAACTTGTAGGCATCTAAAAATGATGTTATGCTCCCTAAAATTAATTCCCCTAAAGATTATATAGACCAAGCTCCACAAGAGCGTAAAGAAACTCTTAAAAAGTTACAGAAAACTATTACAGAAAATCTACCAAAAGGTTTTGAAGAAGGTATTCAATATGGAATGATTAGTTATTATGTTCCACATGCTATGTATCCAGATGGTTATCATTGTAACAAAAAAGAACCTTTGCCTTTTATGAGTTTTGCTTCTCAAAAAAATTCTGTGAATTTATATCATATGGGTATTTATGCAATTCCAGAAATTCATAATTGGTTTGTAAAAGAATATCCAAAACATAGTTCTCGAAAATTAGATATGGGTAAAAGTTGTGTCCGTTTTAAAAAACTAGAGGAAATTCCTTTTGATTTAATTGCTGAATTATCACAAAAAATTACCCTTAAAGAATGGATAAAAGTCTACGAAACGAATATCAAAAAGAAATAAAATGAAAAATAGAGTAACAGGAATTGG
The window above is part of the Polaribacter sp. SA4-12 genome. Proteins encoded here:
- the panB gene encoding 3-methyl-2-oxobutanoate hydroxymethyltransferase, with product MSLPKKEYKKVTVKSLGDMKMNGEKISMLTAYDFTMAKILDGAGIDVLLVGDSASNVMAGHKTTLPITLDQMIYHASSVVRAIDRCLVVVDLPFGSYQSDPKEALRSAIRIMKESGGHSIKLEGGKEVKNSIKRILNAGIPVMGHLGLTPQSIYKFGTFTVRAKEEEEAEKLMKDALLLEKIGCFALVLEKVPAKLAKKVADALTIPVIGIGAGNGVDGQVLVTHDMIGMTHEFNPRFLRRYLDLYKDMTGAFESYKNDVKSGDFPNEKEQY
- a CDS encoding 2-hydroxyacid dehydrogenase — protein: MKVLHLDSNHSLLINQLNDLGYTNDEDYTSSKSDIENKIHLYDGFIIRSRFSIDKDFLDKASNLKFIGRVGAGLENIDCEYAESKGITLIAAPEGNRNAVGEHSLGMLLSLFNNLNKADKEVRNGKWLREENRGIELDGRTVGLIGYGNMGKSFAKKLRGFDVEVLCYDIKPNVGDANCKQVSLSELQEKADVLSLHTPQTELTKNMINTDFINGFKKSFWLINTARGKSVVTKDLVSALQSDKILGAGLDVLEYEKASFENLFSDDKMPEAFKYLIDSENVLLSPHVAGWTIESKERLAQTIVDKIKAKFY
- a CDS encoding Sec-independent protein translocase subunit TatA/TatB, whose translation is MNSILLFISGPEIMVIMLIVVMVFGADKIPEIARGLGKGIRQVKDATNDIKKEIKDSSEKNGIDTDITKDLNKGISEDFKRVKKEMSKVKDNIDDLTGPIKRNF
- a CDS encoding sigma-70 family RNA polymerase sigma factor; protein product: MAEEQVLLNTDKWIDNYADYMYNYAVVRVNDSDLAKDLVQDTFFAGLKSAKNFQGKSTERTWLISILKRKIIDHYRKINSKKGQAEVRINFYDDGENEGNWLEERVPQSWDNQSEKSIENQELKSQLESCIDALPEKYAMVFRMKTIQEFETEEICKELDITASNLWVIIHRARTQLRKCMEDNWFNN
- a CDS encoding DUF1801 domain-containing protein; its protein translation is MLPKINSPKDYIDQAPQERKETLKKLQKTITENLPKGFEEGIQYGMISYYVPHAMYPDGYHCNKKEPLPFMSFASQKNSVNLYHMGIYAIPEIHNWFVKEYPKHSSRKLDMGKSCVRFKKLEEIPFDLIAELSQKITLKEWIKVYETNIKKK
- a CDS encoding O-methyltransferase, which encodes MHFLPENIDNYVVEHSQQEPAILKELSRETWQKVLNPRMLSGAFQGRVLSMIAKLIQPKNILEIGTYTGYSALCLAEGLHKEGKIFTIDKNEELETLQNKYFEKSGYRNQIEQFVGNALEIIPTIDAKFDLVFIDADKSNYINYFHLMIDKMNPGGIILSDNVLWSGKVVEKLDPKDKDTKVLLEYNKLLNTDDRIETVLLPIRDGLTISRVK
- a CDS encoding glycoside hydrolase family 53 protein, which encodes MKSSVKYQLLFFLILLISCKNTTTLVLDENEDVEIIVPVTDTFYNAVDISYYPTIQKKGLTFYNRNGTQRNFLQILKENGVNTIRLRLWHSPKDEHASFKEVEAFSKELKSLDFKVWLTVHYSDTWADPANQAIPKAWENASFAVLKDSVYKYTSKIMKNIEPDIIQIGNEIDPGILLPIGDIGANKTQFLALLEKGISAVRNHNSETKIMIHKADSKNASWFFDLIKPLDYDLIGVSYYPKWHGKDLNIFKNQLQILDNNYAQNIVLAETSYPFTLDWNDNTNNVIGDNSQIIYPQFLATLEGQKKYLQEIKTIIKSLKKGIGFGYWGAEWVAYNGKIATDGSSWENQALFDFNLKATPALEVFKD